The following are encoded in a window of Gossypium raimondii isolate GPD5lz chromosome 13, ASM2569854v1, whole genome shotgun sequence genomic DNA:
- the LOC128036179 gene encoding protein FAR1-RELATED SEQUENCE 4-like yields the protein MFGCTFLRDETVASFAWLFKSFLQSMGSQSPKTIMTDQDHAISKAIGEIFPDSCHRLCLWHISRNVPSHLGNLNGNATLHALFYKCIQGCESEIEFEKTWEKMINDHNLQDYSWLKVSFFEFENLVARWRSSEAEKDFQCRNGSITCAIKNCGILSHASKVYTHEIYKCFEKEFLDGVPLIWREVAQNGTTYTFEVMMDEKSSRVRTVHFNTATIEIHCTCKKFAFCGYLCSHALLILSVKNVKKIFYRYISRRWTKDAEKDMYGGNVVEFSQ from the exons ATGTTTGGGTGTACATTTTTGCGAGATGAGACTGTTGCTTCCTTTGCATGGTTGTTCAAGTCTTTCTTGCAATCAATGGGTAGTCAATCACCGAAGACTATAATGACTGATCAGGATCATGCAATTAGCAAAGCAATAGGAGAAATCTTTCCTGATTCATGTCACAGATTATGTTTATGGCACATTTCTAGGAATGTGCCTTCACATCTTGGTAATCTTAATGGAAATGCTACTTTGCATGCTTTGTTTTATAAGTGCATACAAGGTTGTGAATCCGAAATAGAATTTGAGAAGACTTGggaaaaaatgataaatgatcATAATCTTCAAGATTATTCATGGTTGAAAG TGAGTTTTTTTGAATTCGAGAATTTAGTGGCAAGATGGCGTTCTTCCGAAGCTGAGAAGGATTTTCAGTGTAGAAATGGCTCAATCACGTGTGCAATTAAAAATTGTGGTATTTTGTCTCATGCATCGAAAGTTTATACTCATGAAATATACAAGTGCTTTGAGAAAGAATTTCTTGATGGTGTTCCATTAATATGGAGAGAAGTTGCTCAAAATGGTACAACTTATACTTTTGAAGTAATGATGGATGAAAAAAGTTCAAGAGTTCGAACAGTCCATTTTAACACAGCTACCATAGAGATTCATTGTACTTGCAAGAAGTTTGCTTTTTGTGGCTATCTTTGCTCTCATGCTTTACTGATTCTTAGTGTAAAaaatgttaagaaaattttttatcgGTATATCTCTCGAAGATGGACTAAAGATGCTGAAAAAGACATGTATGGTGGTAATGTTGTTGAGTTTTCACAATAG